A genome region from Bacteroidota bacterium includes the following:
- a CDS encoding cytochrome c peroxidase has product MGNIYKIIFLLVFIWFASCRIDKRWDDSISIQQPLTPYTLKYPQGFSDPNPADNPLTVEGIALGRKLFYDKILSADNTQACATCHDLKFGFTDNNSQFSKGIDGLVGNRNSMPLFNLDWKTHGFFWDGRSKTLETQALEPIQNPIEMHQTLDATVAKLKSHPEYPSLFKQVFGSANITPTMLAKAIAQFERTMLSFNSKFDKLNLSQKFYSYSSKIINGDTNFFHQIPSSIERGMMVFYMADQRFSGHCSHCHGTKPNGKDLLFTNDLYHNNGLITNDSGRAAFTKNPYDKGFFITPSLRNLAFTAPYMHDGRFKTLSEVIDHYANGVQNLSDPTTKTDYAKPLQLTQSDKNDLMDFLLSLNDSSFIENLEFSAP; this is encoded by the coding sequence ATGGGAAATATATACAAAATAATTTTCTTACTGGTTTTTATTTGGTTTGCATCATGTAGAATTGATAAACGTTGGGACGATTCCATAAGCATTCAGCAGCCGCTTACCCCTTATACCTTAAAATACCCACAGGGTTTTTCTGACCCCAACCCTGCCGACAATCCATTAACAGTTGAAGGCATAGCATTAGGACGCAAACTTTTTTACGATAAAATTCTTTCAGCCGATAATACCCAAGCATGTGCTACTTGCCATGATTTGAAATTTGGGTTTACCGATAATAATTCCCAATTTAGTAAAGGCATTGATGGTTTGGTAGGAAACAGAAATTCCATGCCCCTGTTTAACCTCGATTGGAAAACCCATGGTTTCTTTTGGGATGGTCGCAGCAAAACATTGGAAACCCAAGCATTGGAGCCAATTCAGAACCCAATAGAAATGCATCAAACATTAGATGCTACCGTTGCTAAATTAAAATCGCATCCTGAATATCCAAGTTTGTTCAAACAAGTATTTGGCTCTGCTAATATTACCCCAACGATGCTCGCAAAAGCAATTGCACAGTTCGAGCGTACTATGTTATCATTTAATAGTAAGTTTGATAAACTTAACCTCTCACAAAAATTTTATTCTTATTCTTCCAAAATTATAAATGGCGATACCAATTTTTTTCATCAAATTCCAAGCTCAATCGAAAGGGGTATGATGGTTTTCTATATGGCCGATCAAAGGTTTAGTGGGCATTGCTCTCATTGCCATGGCACCAAACCCAATGGCAAAGATCTTTTATTTACAAACGACTTGTATCATAACAATGGTCTTATAACTAACGATTCTGGTCGTGCAGCTTTTACAAAAAACCCCTATGACAAAGGTTTTTTTATAACACCAAGTTTACGTAATTTGGCATTCACTGCACCTTATATGCACGATGGTCGTTTCAAAACTTTATCGGAGGTAATAGACCATTATGCAAATGGGGTCCAAAATTTAAGTGACCCAACTACCAAAACTGACTATGCAAAACCACTACAACTTACCCAATCAGATAAAAACGATTTGATGGATTTTCTATTGTCATTAAATGATAGTTCTTTTATTGAAAACCTAGAATTTAGTGCCCCATAA
- a CDS encoding YajQ family cyclic di-GMP-binding protein: MASFDITNKTDFQKLDNGINVARKELLNRYDLKGTDSSIELDKKNNAIKIISDIDMHVDAIVDILISRSIKQGVDAMTFDLTGKIEPSGKTAIKSIPIKEGIDKESAKKIVKKIKESGLKVQAAIMDDMIRVTGKKLDDLQDVIALCRTEDFGVPLQFVNMKS; this comes from the coding sequence ATGGCCTCCTTCGACATTACCAACAAAACTGATTTTCAAAAACTTGACAACGGAATAAACGTCGCCAGAAAAGAACTATTAAATCGTTATGATTTAAAAGGAACTGACTCGAGCATTGAGTTAGATAAAAAGAACAATGCCATTAAAATTATTTCCGATATCGATATGCATGTGGATGCTATAGTAGATATATTAATTTCGAGGTCGATAAAACAGGGAGTGGATGCGATGACTTTTGACTTAACTGGAAAGATTGAACCTAGCGGAAAAACTGCTATCAAGAGTATCCCCATCAAAGAAGGAATTGACAAGGAAAGTGCAAAAAAAATAGTCAAAAAAATTAAGGAAAGCGGCCTTAAAGTGCAAGCAGCAATTATGGATGATATGATAAGAGTTACGGGCAAAAAGCTAGATGATTTGCAGGATGTGATTGCTTTGTGCAGAACTGAGGATTTTGGCGTGCCTTTGCAATTTGTGAACATG
- a CDS encoding MbnP family protein, translating into MKIYFFGLILFVVSCKGEKETNGTIVIQFNHYVTAEPLQYKSGLKYFNKSGNKYNIQTCRYIVGKIALVHDNDLVEYIDGYHIIDADNPNTQKITLANIKPGNYKAITFAVGVDTAANNNYLNNGIKPSSLESDISMDWSGMGFRFVVLEGNYIKDSASTSQNSYGYHVGLNENLNLYNFSSSTFNINGNQKTANIKVDFAKFFDGTNQWDISSQETNHSENSRKADTRKLGQNIAQMFSLTSIN; encoded by the coding sequence TTGAAAATTTACTTTTTCGGCCTTATTTTATTTGTTGTTTCCTGCAAAGGCGAAAAAGAGACAAACGGAACCATCGTCATCCAATTTAATCATTATGTTACTGCCGAACCACTTCAATATAAAAGTGGTCTAAAATATTTTAATAAATCTGGGAATAAATATAATATTCAAACCTGCAGGTATATTGTTGGTAAAATTGCTTTAGTGCACGATAATGACCTAGTTGAATATATTGATGGTTATCATATAATTGATGCCGACAACCCCAATACCCAAAAAATAACTTTGGCAAACATAAAGCCAGGTAATTATAAAGCAATTACTTTTGCAGTGGGAGTGGATACTGCAGCTAACAATAATTATTTAAACAATGGCATTAAACCAAGCAGTCTCGAAAGCGATATTTCAATGGATTGGTCGGGTATGGGTTTTAGATTTGTTGTTTTGGAAGGCAATTACATAAAAGATTCAGCCTCTACTTCCCAAAATTCTTATGGTTATCATGTGGGTTTAAACGAAAACCTTAATCTATATAATTTTAGCAGCAGTACCTTTAATATAAACGGCAACCAAAAAACAGCAAATATTAAAGTGGATTTCGCAAAGTTTTTCGATGGTACAAATCAGTGGGACATCAGCTCGCAAGAAACTAACCATTCCGAGAATAGCAGGAAAGCAGATACCCGTAAATTGGGACAAAACATCGCACAAATGTTTAGTTTAACTTCTATCAATTAA